From one Pararge aegeria chromosome 21, ilParAegt1.1, whole genome shotgun sequence genomic stretch:
- the LOC120633404 gene encoding uncharacterized protein LOC120633404 codes for MTGHGCFGHYLHRVARREPTPSCHECGAVDDTAQHTLEECRRWDPQRRTLVAEIGGDLSLSSVVFAMLSSERSWEAVVDFCEEVISQKEAPRRMREEAVNAHPLRRRRGGRRRREYAARLLALGGGG; via the coding sequence ATGACAGGCCATGGCTGTTTCGGTCATTACCTGCACCGTGTCGCGAGGAGGGAACCGACCCCGTCGTGTCATGAGTGCGGTGCTGTGGATGACACTGCGCAGCACACCCTCGAGGAGTGTCGCAGGTGGGATCCTCAGCGTCGCACTCTGGTAGCGGAAATAGGCGGGGACCTCTCGCTGTCCAGCGTTGTAtttgccatgctgagcagcgagaGGTCTTGGGAAGCTGTGGTTGACTTTTGCGAAGAAGTTATCTCGCAGAAGGAGGCCCCGCGGCGGATGCGTGAAGAAGCTGTAAACGCACATCCGCTCCGGCGTAGACGGGGCGGAAGGAGACGGCGGGAATATGCCGCACGTCTGCTTgccctgggaggcggcgggtaa